One genomic region from Rhodothermales bacterium encodes:
- a CDS encoding (d)CMP kinase, producing MIIAIDGPAGSGKSSTARALASAVHGFYLDTGAMYRAMGLAFERSATPITRKGAMTLVDSVRIDLSLDDGEMRVFLDGHDVTGEIRAPSITRAASLVSQIPEVREKLVSEQRRVATALSEEGNSVVVEGRDIGTVVFPDAGTKFFMDASPETRAERRLLELRDQGQAIELSDVLEDIRQRDRQDQEREHSPLRRADDAILIDTTLLSPDEQLDIMRDAILQRVRKESRRDTKDDR from the coding sequence TTGATTATCGCGATTGACGGTCCAGCGGGATCTGGGAAAAGCTCTACCGCCCGGGCACTTGCAAGTGCTGTGCACGGCTTCTATCTGGACACGGGCGCTATGTATCGCGCCATGGGTCTGGCTTTCGAGCGCTCGGCGACGCCGATCACCAGGAAAGGAGCAATGACTCTTGTCGACTCCGTCCGCATTGATCTTTCTCTGGACGATGGGGAGATGCGGGTATTTCTGGATGGGCACGATGTCACCGGCGAGATTCGAGCGCCTTCGATTACGAGGGCTGCGAGTCTTGTCAGTCAGATACCGGAGGTGCGAGAGAAACTTGTTTCCGAGCAGCGCCGCGTGGCGACTGCGTTGAGTGAAGAGGGAAACAGTGTGGTCGTAGAAGGAAGGGACATCGGGACGGTTGTCTTTCCGGACGCCGGGACGAAGTTCTTTATGGATGCCAGTCCGGAGACGAGAGCAGAAAGACGTTTACTGGAACTACGGGACCAGGGTCAAGCGATCGAGTTGTCTGACGTGCTTGAAGATATCCGACAGCGAGATCGGCAGGACCAGGAGCGAGAGCACTCGCCGCTCAGAAGAGCAGACGACGCGATTCTGATCGATACGACATTGCTAAGTCCGGACGAACAACTGGACATCATGCGCGATGCAATCTTGCAGCGTGTGCGAAAAGAGAGCCGACGCGATACAAAGGACGACCGTTAA